In Amblyraja radiata isolate CabotCenter1 chromosome 38, sAmbRad1.1.pri, whole genome shotgun sequence, a genomic segment contains:
- the LOC116966745 gene encoding beta-1,3-N-acetylglucosaminyltransferase lunatic fringe-like, which yields MRLCVKKVFLAVCGAMVTSLLLVLVDHRRREGASGASLESGRRTSAAGGQVAGGDPQPPKVELKDIFIAIKTTHKFHKARLELLLQTWITRAWRQTYIFTDGDDEDLKIRTGHRFINTNCSSAHSHQALSCKMAAEFDVFVASRLRWFCHVDDDNYINVRALVELLSGFPPTLDVYVGKPSLDRPIEAIVKLHNNKTKSVYFWFATGGAGFCISRGLALKMAPWASEGRFMRTAERIRLPDDCTIGYIVEALLGVKLVRSPLFHSHLENLQLVSRTQIPSQVTLSYGTFENKRNIVELKGAFPFDEDPSRFKSIHCQLYPETPWCPWSSVARG from the exons ATGcgtctttgtgtgaagaaggtttTTCTGGCTGTATGCGGGGCGATGGTCACGTCGTTGCTGTTGGTTCTGGTGGACCACCGGCGGCGAGAAGGGGCCAGCGGGGCCTCGCTGGAAAGTGGCCGGCGGACGAGCGCCGCAGGCGGGCAGGTGGCCGGAGGGGACCCGCAGCCGCCCAAGGTGGAGCTCAAAGACATCTTCATCGCCATCAAAACCACGCACAAGTTCCACAAAGccaggctggagttgctgctgcagACCTGGATCACAAGGGCGTGGAGACAG ACGTACATCTTCACTGATGGCGATGATGAGGATTTGAAGATCAGGACAG GTCATCGATTCATCAATACCAACTGCTCGTCAGCCCACAGCCACCAGGCGCTGTCGTGCAAGATGGCGGCAGAGTTCGACGTGTTTGTGGCATCGCGCCTGAG GTGGTTCTGTCATGTCGACGATGACAATTATATCAACGTGCGCGCTCTGGTCGAGCTGCTGTCTGGCTTCCCGCCCACGCTGGACGTCTACGTGGGGAAGCCCAGTCTAGACCGACCCATCGAGGCTATCGTGAAGCTGCACAACAACAAAACG aaATCAGTGTATTTTTGGTTTGCCACGGGAGGCGCTGGGTTCTGCATCAGCCGTGGATTGGCCCTGAAGATGGCACCGTGGGCAAG CGAGGGGCGTTTCATGCGCACGGCGGAGAGAATCCGTCTCCCGGACGATTGTACGATCGGCTACATCGTGGAGGCGCTGCTGGGGGTGAAGCTCGTTCGAAGCCCCCTCTTCCACTCCCACTTGGAGAACCTGCAGCTGGTATCAAGGACTCAGATACCAAGCCAG GTCACTTTAAGTTACGGAACGTTTGAGAACAAGAGGAACATAGTTGAATTGAAGGGAGCGTTTCCATTCGACGAAGACCCTTCGCG GTTCAAGTCTATTCACTGTCAGCTTTACCCCGAAACCCCTTGGTGCCCTTGGAGCTCTGTGGCTCGGGGTTGA